A section of the Rhodobacter sp. genome encodes:
- a CDS encoding pyridoxine 5'-phosphate synthase: MTAAPPLAPLRLGVNIDHVATLRNARGAAYPDPVRAALVAQEAGADGITAHLREDRRHIIDSDIDRLMAAIAIPLNFEMAATTEMQAIALRHRPHAVCLVPEKREERTTEGGLDVAGDMNRLADFIAPLTEAGSRVSLFIGHDPRQIEAAARVRAPVVELHTGRYCDLVAEGAVEAAALELAALLRGARLAQSAGIEVHAGHGLSFATVSPFAATREIRELNIGHFLISEAVFLGLDPAIREMRRLMDAARG, from the coding sequence ATGACCGCCGCCCCCCCGCTTGCGCCGCTTCGCCTGGGCGTGAACATCGACCACGTCGCCACGCTGCGCAACGCGCGGGGCGCTGCCTATCCCGATCCGGTGCGCGCCGCGCTGGTCGCACAAGAGGCCGGGGCCGACGGCATCACGGCCCATCTGCGCGAGGACCGCCGCCACATCATCGACAGCGATATCGACCGCCTGATGGCGGCGATCGCGATTCCGCTCAACTTTGAAATGGCGGCGACGACGGAAATGCAGGCCATCGCCCTGCGCCACCGCCCGCACGCCGTCTGCCTGGTCCCCGAGAAGCGCGAGGAACGCACCACCGAGGGCGGGCTCGACGTGGCGGGCGACATGAACCGACTGGCCGATTTCATCGCACCGCTGACCGAGGCCGGCAGCCGCGTGTCGCTGTTCATCGGCCACGATCCGCGCCAGATCGAAGCCGCCGCGCGCGTCCGCGCCCCGGTGGTGGAACTGCACACCGGCCGCTATTGCGACCTGGTGGCCGAGGGGGCGGTCGAAGCGGCGGCACTGGAACTGGCCGCCTTGCTGCGCGGCGCCCGCCTGGCACAGTCCGCCGGGATCGAGGTGCACGCCGGCCACGGGCTCAGCTTTGCCACGGTCTCGCCGTTTGCCGCGACCCGCGAGATCCGCGAGTTGAACATCGGTCATTTCCTGATTTCCGAGGCGGTGTTCCTGGGCCTCGACCCGGCGATCCGCGAGATGCGCCGCCTGATGGATGCGGCCCGCGGCTGA
- a CDS encoding DUF2062 domain-containing protein, whose translation MIFKRRDTRPLLRTIAEFFWPRGGWRRAATYILHRMRRLPDSPERICIGIAAGLYVSFLPLYGLHFVTAALVAWIFRGNILAALLATFYGNPLTFPLMAAGGLELGGRLLGTEVRMSVSGVISAIGRAGSELSHNLFTVITGDPVHWGRLVSFWHEVYLPYMVGGLLLGLPFAVAAYFVHLPLVRAYQRSRQKRLKQRFEAARHRQRALDTGDET comes from the coding sequence GTGATCTTCAAGCGCCGAGACACCAGACCCCTGCTGCGGACGATTGCGGAATTCTTCTGGCCGCGCGGCGGGTGGCGTCGGGCGGCAACCTATATCCTGCACCGGATGCGCCGGCTTCCCGATTCGCCCGAGCGCATCTGCATCGGCATCGCCGCGGGGCTATATGTCTCTTTCCTGCCGCTCTACGGGTTGCATTTCGTCACCGCCGCGCTGGTCGCCTGGATCTTTCGCGGCAACATCCTGGCGGCGTTGCTGGCCACGTTCTACGGCAACCCGCTGACCTTTCCGCTGATGGCGGCGGGCGGGCTCGAACTGGGCGGGCGTCTGTTGGGAACCGAGGTGCGGATGTCCGTGTCGGGCGTCATCAGCGCCATCGGCCGCGCTGGCAGCGAACTGTCGCACAACCTGTTCACCGTCATCACGGGCGACCCCGTGCACTGGGGCCGGCTTGTCAGCTTCTGGCACGAGGTCTACCTGCCCTATATGGTGGGCGGCCTGCTTCTGGGCTTGCCCTTTGCCGTGGCCGCGTATTTCGTGCACCTGCCGCTGGTGCGCGCCTATCAGCGCAGCCGCCAGAAGCGCCTGAAACAACGATTCGAGGCCGCGCGCCACCGCCAGCGCGCCCTGGATACCGGAGACGAGACATGA
- a CDS encoding bifunctional (p)ppGpp synthetase/guanosine-3',5'-bis(diphosphate) 3'-pyrophosphohydrolase has protein sequence MITPDDLVALIRNYNPTCDEALIRRAWAYGEAMHEGQFRHSGEPYFTHPVAVASILTEMRLDDATIVTALLHDTIEDTRSTYDEVQGLFGHDVAELVDGVTKLTNLQLSSEVKSGAAKQAENFRKLLMAMSRDMRVILVKLADRLHNMRTIRSMRPDKQAQKARETMEIFAPLAGRMGMQWMREELEDLAFRVLNPEARNSILRRFITLQRESGDVIARITADIRFELEKAGLDGTVYGRAKKPYSVWRKMQEKELSFSRLSDIYGFRIIVDDVAQCYQVLGLIHQRWRAVPGRFKDYISQPKSNGYRSIHTTVSGRDGKRVEVQIRTREMHEVAEAGVAAHWAYKDGTRTANPFAVDPARWIAGLTERLDSSEDHDEFLEHVKMEMYADQVFCFTPKGDVVQLPKGATPLDFAYAIHTRIGNATVSAKVDGLRVPLWTRLRNGQSVEIITAEGQRPQNSWIELVYTGRAKASIRRALREEDRERFIRLGRELSRVAFEKVGRKVTDKALDTAARAQGLKGPNDLLSRIGAAEISARSVVEQLYPETAALTGPEVDVSRPVSGLDPDIPFRRAACCQPVPGERIVGITYRGKGVVAHAIDCEALAAFESQPERWIDLQWHGGKHPACHTVSLELTITNSAGVLGRVCSLIGEQGANISDLRFLDRKPDYFRIFVEIDVSDAEHLHRILTILSAETDVAQVIRQRDPNRQP, from the coding sequence GTGATCACGCCCGACGATCTGGTTGCGCTGATCCGCAACTACAATCCGACCTGCGACGAGGCCCTCATCCGCCGCGCCTGGGCCTATGGCGAGGCGATGCATGAGGGCCAGTTCCGTCACTCGGGCGAGCCCTACTTCACCCATCCCGTCGCCGTCGCCTCGATCCTGACCGAGATGCGGCTCGATGACGCGACGATCGTCACCGCGCTTCTGCACGACACGATCGAGGACACGCGCTCGACCTATGACGAGGTCCAGGGGCTGTTCGGCCATGACGTGGCGGAACTGGTCGATGGCGTGACCAAGCTGACCAACCTGCAACTGTCGTCCGAGGTCAAGAGCGGCGCGGCCAAGCAGGCCGAGAATTTCCGCAAGCTGCTGATGGCGATGTCGCGCGACATGCGCGTGATCCTGGTCAAGCTGGCCGACCGTCTGCACAACATGCGCACCATCCGGTCGATGCGCCCCGACAAGCAGGCCCAAAAGGCCCGCGAGACGATGGAGATCTTCGCGCCGCTGGCCGGGCGGATGGGGATGCAATGGATGCGCGAGGAGCTGGAGGATCTGGCCTTTCGCGTGCTCAACCCCGAGGCGCGCAATTCGATCCTGCGCCGCTTCATCACCTTGCAGCGCGAATCGGGCGACGTGATCGCCCGCATCACCGCCGACATCCGCTTCGAACTGGAAAAGGCCGGGCTGGACGGCACGGTCTATGGCCGGGCGAAGAAACCCTATTCCGTCTGGCGCAAGATGCAGGAAAAGGAGCTGTCCTTCAGCCGCCTGTCCGACATCTACGGCTTTCGCATCATCGTCGATGACGTGGCCCAGTGCTATCAGGTCCTGGGGCTGATCCATCAGCGGTGGCGCGCGGTGCCGGGCCGGTTCAAGGACTACATCAGCCAGCCCAAGTCGAACGGGTACCGGTCGATCCACACCACCGTCTCAGGGCGCGATGGCAAGCGGGTCGAGGTGCAGATCCGCACCCGCGAGATGCACGAGGTCGCCGAGGCCGGGGTCGCCGCGCATTGGGCCTACAAGGACGGCACCCGCACCGCCAACCCGTTCGCGGTGGACCCTGCGCGCTGGATCGCGGGCCTGACCGAACGTCTGGACAGCTCCGAGGATCACGACGAGTTCCTCGAACACGTCAAGATGGAGATGTATGCCGATCAGGTGTTCTGCTTCACCCCCAAGGGTGACGTGGTGCAACTGCCCAAGGGTGCGACGCCCCTGGATTTCGCCTATGCGATCCACACCCGCATCGGCAACGCGACCGTTTCGGCCAAGGTGGACGGGTTGCGCGTGCCGCTGTGGACGCGGCTCAGGAACGGTCAGTCGGTCGAGATCATCACCGCCGAGGGACAGCGCCCGCAGAACTCGTGGATCGAACTGGTGTACACGGGGCGGGCCAAGGCCTCGATCCGGCGGGCGCTGCGCGAGGAAGACCGCGAACGCTTCATTCGGCTGGGGCGCGAACTGTCCCGGGTCGCGTTCGAAAAGGTCGGCCGCAAGGTCACCGACAAGGCGCTGGACACCGCCGCCCGGGCGCAGGGGCTGAAAGGGCCGAACGATCTGCTGTCGCGGATCGGCGCGGCCGAGATCAGCGCGCGCTCGGTGGTCGAGCAGCTCTATCCCGAAACCGCCGCCCTGACCGGGCCCGAGGTCGATGTCTCGCGCCCCGTGTCGGGGCTGGACCCCGATATACCGTTCCGCCGCGCCGCCTGCTGCCAGCCGGTGCCGGGCGAACGGATCGTCGGCATCACCTATCGCGGCAAGGGGGTCGTCGCCCATGCGATCGATTGCGAGGCGCTGGCGGCCTTTGAAAGCCAGCCCGAACGCTGGATCGACCTGCAATGGCATGGCGGCAAGCATCCCGCCTGTCACACCGTCTCGCTGGAGCTGACGATCACCAACAGCGCCGGTGTGCTGGGCCGGGTGTGCAGCCTGATCGGCGAACAGGGCGCGAATATCTCGGATCTGCGCTTTCTGGACCGAAAACCCGATTATTTCCGCATTTTCGTCGAGATCGACGTATCGGATGCCGAGCATCTTCATCGTATCCTGACCATTCTTTCCGCCGAAACCGACGTCGCCCAGGTCATCCGCCAACGAGACCCGAACCGCCAACCCTGA
- a CDS encoding DNA-directed RNA polymerase subunit omega — translation MARVTVEDCVDKVPNRFELVILAAHRAREVAAGAPITVDRDNDKNPVVALREIADETQGADDLRERLIESMRTQNEVDMPEDDDMALRMGAQADRPVLDDMSEEQLLRQLVAAQPEQD, via the coding sequence ATGGCCCGCGTGACGGTCGAAGATTGCGTTGACAAGGTTCCGAACCGCTTCGAGCTGGTGATCCTGGCTGCCCATCGTGCGCGCGAGGTTGCGGCCGGCGCGCCCATCACCGTGGACCGCGACAACGACAAGAACCCGGTCGTCGCCCTGCGCGAGATCGCCGACGAGACCCAGGGCGCCGACGACCTGCGGGAGCGTCTGATCGAATCGATGCGCACCCAGAACGAAGTGGACATGCCCGAGGACGACGACATGGCCCTGCGCATGGGCGCGCAGGCCGACCGCCCGGTGCTGGACGACATGAGCGAGGAGCAATTGCTGCGCCAGCTCGTCGCCGCCCAGCCCGAGCAGGACTGA
- the folK gene encoding 2-amino-4-hydroxy-6-hydroxymethyldihydropteridine diphosphokinase produces MLALGSNAFDDLGTNVALVKDAVEKIKRAGFKNLRLGHLYATPAFPAGAGPDFVNACATAESPLSPTEALAALHAIEAEMGRVRTVRWGQRVIDLDLLAAGDRVMPDVATFRHWMGLPLADQMRLAPGELIVPHPRLHERGFVLVPLADVAPDWVHPILGRSVRQMLAGLDPAETAEIRPI; encoded by the coding sequence CTGTTGGCGCTCGGCAGCAACGCCTTCGATGACCTCGGGACCAACGTTGCATTAGTTAAGGATGCGGTGGAAAAGATCAAACGCGCGGGGTTCAAAAACCTGCGATTGGGACACCTTTATGCGACCCCTGCCTTTCCCGCCGGGGCGGGCCCCGACTTTGTCAACGCCTGCGCCACCGCCGAGTCGCCCCTTTCCCCCACCGAGGCGCTGGCCGCGCTGCACGCGATCGAGGCCGAGATGGGCCGCGTGCGCACGGTGCGCTGGGGACAGCGCGTCATCGATCTGGACCTGCTGGCGGCGGGCGACCGGGTGATGCCCGATGTGGCGACCTTCCGTCACTGGATGGGGCTGCCGCTGGCGGATCAGATGCGCCTGGCGCCCGGCGAGTTGATCGTGCCCCATCCGCGCCTGCACGAACGCGGATTCGTCCTGGTGCCCCTGGCCGATGTCGCGCCCGACTGGGTTCATCCGATCCTTGGTCGCAGCGTTCGGCAGATGCTGGCGGGGCTCGATCCGGCGGAAACGGCGGAAATCCGGCCGATTTGA
- a CDS encoding NYN domain-containing protein produces the protein MFYKDERLALFIDGANLFAAGKSLGFDIDYKLLRQEFMRRGKLLRAFYYTALLENDDYSPIRPLIDWLNYNGYTMVTKPAKEYTDSLGRRKVKGNMDIELTVNAMEIAHRLDHAVLFSGDGDFRPLVESLQRQGVRVSVVSTIRSQPPMIADELRRQADNFIELDELRDVIGRPPREPRLQRDEAHVGAESTET, from the coding sequence ATGTTTTACAAGGATGAGCGACTTGCGCTGTTCATCGACGGCGCGAACCTCTTCGCTGCGGGAAAATCGCTCGGCTTCGACATCGACTACAAGCTGCTCCGCCAGGAGTTCATGCGCCGGGGCAAGCTGCTGCGCGCGTTCTACTATACGGCGCTGCTCGAGAATGACGACTATTCCCCGATCCGTCCGCTGATCGACTGGCTGAACTATAACGGCTACACGATGGTGACCAAACCGGCCAAGGAATACACCGACTCGCTGGGTCGCCGGAAGGTCAAGGGCAACATGGACATCGAACTGACGGTGAACGCGATGGAGATCGCCCATCGTCTGGACCACGCGGTGCTGTTCTCGGGCGATGGCGATTTCCGGCCGCTGGTCGAATCGCTGCAACGCCAGGGGGTGCGCGTCTCGGTCGTGTCCACGATCCGCTCGCAACCGCCCATGATCGCCGACGAATTGCGCCGCCAGGCCGACAATTTCATCGAGCTCGACGAGTTGCGCGACGTGATCGGCCGGCCGCCGCGCGAACCGCGGTTGCAACGCGACGAGGCGCATGTCGGGGCCGAGAGCACCGAAACCTGA
- a CDS encoding DedA family protein: protein MAGLFAAAFTAATVLPFQSELIFAGLQIAGLAPVWALIVVASLGNTLGTYVNYWLGWRLESAGAHRWLKVPDSQFARARLWWGRWGVWTLLLSWMPVLDLTTVMAGSMRTPLWQFTLLVALAKTGRYLALAAITAGIFG, encoded by the coding sequence CTGGCGGGCCTGTTCGCCGCGGCGTTCACGGCTGCGACGGTCTTGCCCTTTCAATCCGAACTGATCTTTGCCGGTCTTCAGATTGCGGGCCTGGCGCCGGTCTGGGCGCTGATCGTCGTGGCCTCGCTGGGCAACACGCTGGGCACCTATGTAAACTACTGGCTGGGCTGGCGGCTTGAAAGCGCCGGCGCGCATCGCTGGCTCAAGGTGCCCGATTCGCAATTCGCCCGCGCGCGGCTGTGGTGGGGGCGCTGGGGCGTCTGGACGCTGCTGCTGTCGTGGATGCCGGTGTTGGACCTGACCACCGTGATGGCCGGCTCGATGCGGACGCCGCTTTGGCAATTCACGCTGCTGGTCGCGCTGGCCAAGACCGGGCGATACCTGGCGCTGGCGGCCATCACCGCCGGCATCTTTGGCTGA
- the pgsA gene encoding CDP-diacylglycerol--glycerol-3-phosphate 3-phosphatidyltransferase — MKWTIPNTLTVLRLLAAPGVAVMFLYFARPWADWFALVLFLVAAITDYFDGYLARLWRQESRMGAMLDPIADKAMVVIALLVLTGYSGMDPWLILPATVILFREVFVSGLREYLGNTSRLLAVTKLAKWKTTAQMVAISTLFAALGLEYVREQALARNREVISEMASTGIDAQRNLLSLANLSGETVWTVGLLLIWIAAALTAITGWDYFRKALPHLGDRAE; from the coding sequence ATGAAATGGACGATCCCGAACACGCTGACAGTCCTGCGTTTGCTGGCCGCCCCCGGCGTGGCGGTGATGTTTCTCTATTTCGCGCGCCCCTGGGCGGACTGGTTCGCGCTGGTGCTGTTCCTGGTCGCGGCGATCACGGATTATTTCGACGGCTACCTGGCCCGCCTGTGGCGGCAGGAAAGCCGCATGGGCGCGATGCTGGATCCGATCGCCGACAAGGCGATGGTGGTCATCGCGCTGCTGGTGCTGACGGGCTATTCCGGCATGGACCCCTGGCTGATCCTGCCCGCCACGGTGATTCTGTTCCGTGAGGTGTTCGTGTCGGGCCTGCGGGAATACCTGGGCAACACCTCGCGCCTGCTGGCGGTGACGAAACTGGCCAAATGGAAGACCACCGCGCAGATGGTGGCGATCTCGACGCTGTTTGCCGCGCTGGGGCTGGAATACGTGCGCGAACAGGCGCTGGCCCGCAACCGCGAGGTCATTTCGGAAATGGCCTCGACCGGGATCGACGCGCAGCGCAATCTGCTGTCGCTGGCCAATCTCAGCGGGGAAACAGTCTGGACCGTGGGGCTGTTGCTGATCTGGATCGCGGCGGCGCTGACGGCCATCACCGGCTGGGACTATTTCCGAAAGGCCCTGCCGCATCTCGGGGATAGGGCGGAATGA
- the moaD gene encoding molybdopterin converting factor subunit 1 produces MTVLYFAWLRERIGLPRETVETGAATVADLVAELSAREARYALAFSDLKAVRVALDQDLSDFDAPLAGVREVAFFPPMTGG; encoded by the coding sequence CTGACGGTTCTCTATTTCGCCTGGTTGCGCGAACGCATCGGACTGCCGCGCGAAACGGTCGAAACCGGCGCCGCAACCGTGGCCGACCTGGTGGCCGAACTCAGCGCGCGCGAGGCACGCTATGCGCTGGCGTTCTCGGACCTCAAGGCGGTGCGGGTGGCGCTGGACCAGGACCTGTCGGATTTCGACGCGCCGCTGGCCGGTGTGCGCGAGGTCGCCTTTTTCCCGCCGATGACCGGGGGCTAA
- a CDS encoding molybdenum cofactor biosynthesis protein MoaE, producing MVVRVQATAFDYGAESAAFAAGARGAGAVVTFAGLVRDNGGALTGMEIEHYPGMTERALAGIEAEATARWSLDAALIIHRHGPMAPGEMIMMVATAARHRAEAFAAAEFLMDYLKSRAPFWKKEFTADGTDWVAARDADEDALRRW from the coding sequence ATGGTGGTGCGGGTTCAGGCGACGGCGTTCGACTATGGCGCCGAAAGCGCGGCCTTCGCTGCGGGGGCGCGCGGCGCGGGCGCGGTGGTCACCTTTGCCGGGCTGGTGCGCGACAATGGCGGCGCGCTGACCGGCATGGAGATCGAGCATTACCCCGGCATGACCGAACGCGCCCTCGCCGGGATCGAGGCCGAGGCCACCGCGCGCTGGTCGCTGGATGCCGCGCTCATCATCCATCGCCACGGACCGATGGCGCCGGGCGAGATGATCATGATGGTGGCGACCGCCGCCCGTCACCGGGCCGAGGCCTTTGCCGCCGCCGAATTCCTGATGGATTACCTGAAATCCCGCGCGCCGTTCTGGAAAAAGGAATTTACGGCGGATGGCACCGACTGGGTCGCCGCCCGGGACGCCGACGAGGACGCGCTCAGACGCTGGTGA
- a CDS encoding OmpA family protein, with translation MFNKPLLYSVAAFVLAALLALGAAMAMTTLVEHRNTSALRAAMTEAGLTWVSVQPDGLNVTLGGSAPDESARIRALQVAGAVMDASRISETIAVARHAAVVAPVFRIEVMRNRDEISVIGLVPADEGDNPITDRLSAALPGARVEDMLQTSDYAVPGGWVAAEAFAVEALQRFRVGRISVSAGRIEVEALVDSAEARRTLEAALREIAPRGQVLALDLIAPRPVAAPFLLRVDAEAGALRVTACSADTDAAQTAIADALVAAGGTQRLNCPLALGAPSPRWGEAAAVSIAALAALGDGSLTISDGTVVLVAAHTVDAAAYDRAVGRLETSLPDAFSLDASHQEAPATDAADTAAPEVVLTLDAEGRVTIAGRLPDERIRDAVQAMAGARFGRGAVDMAARLSDDLPQGWALRVLTGVEALSELHDGIVRVRPDTISVSGNSGNPDVRNQVAQAVVQGLGADAVFQSTVQYVEALDPVANAPTPDNCEARIQAIQAETKINFDPGSARIDTASGRVIDQIADVLHECGELPFEVAGYTDSQGREETNLNLSQARAEAVINALLARRVLVASLVARGYGAADPIADNGTEAGREANRRIEFHLIRPEAPPEPLDPALEAQLTFEIQTPGADTVRPRPRPGAPDAADVAPTVGSGDEDQADAAPAAADE, from the coding sequence ATGTTCAACAAACCCTTGCTCTATTCGGTGGCGGCCTTCGTCCTTGCGGCCCTGCTTGCGCTGGGCGCGGCCATGGCGATGACGACCCTGGTCGAGCATCGCAACACCAGCGCCTTGCGCGCCGCGATGACCGAGGCAGGGCTGACATGGGTGAGCGTCCAGCCGGACGGGTTGAACGTGACCTTGGGTGGCAGCGCGCCGGACGAAAGCGCGCGCATCCGCGCCTTGCAGGTGGCGGGCGCGGTGATGGACGCCTCGCGCATCAGCGAAACGATCGCCGTGGCGCGCCACGCCGCCGTCGTGGCGCCGGTGTTCCGCATCGAGGTGATGCGCAATCGCGACGAGATTTCCGTCATCGGCCTGGTGCCCGCCGACGAGGGCGACAATCCGATCACCGACCGGCTGTCCGCGGCGCTGCCCGGTGCCCGTGTCGAGGACATGCTGCAAACGTCGGATTACGCCGTGCCGGGGGGCTGGGTCGCGGCCGAGGCCTTTGCCGTCGAGGCGCTGCAACGGTTCCGCGTTGGCCGCATTTCCGTCTCGGCCGGCCGGATCGAGGTCGAGGCGCTGGTGGACAGCGCCGAGGCGCGCCGCACGCTCGAGGCCGCGCTGCGCGAGATCGCGCCCCGCGGGCAGGTCCTGGCGCTGGACCTGATCGCCCCGCGCCCGGTCGCCGCGCCGTTCCTGTTGCGCGTCGATGCCGAGGCCGGCGCGCTGCGTGTCACGGCCTGTTCCGCCGATACCGACGCGGCGCAGACCGCGATCGCCGACGCGCTGGTCGCGGCCGGTGGCACGCAGCGGCTGAATTGTCCGCTGGCGCTGGGCGCCCCCTCGCCACGCTGGGGCGAGGCCGCGGCGGTCTCGATCGCGGCGCTGGCCGCGCTGGGCGACGGCAGCCTGACGATTTCCGATGGAACGGTGGTCCTGGTCGCCGCCCACACCGTCGATGCGGCCGCCTATGACCGCGCCGTGGGGCGGCTGGAAACCTCGCTGCCCGATGCCTTCAGCCTGGACGCCTCGCACCAGGAAGCGCCCGCGACCGACGCCGCCGACACCGCCGCGCCCGAGGTGGTGCTGACGCTCGATGCCGAGGGCCGCGTCACCATCGCCGGGCGCCTGCCCGACGAACGCATCCGCGACGCGGTGCAGGCGATGGCCGGCGCGCGGTTCGGACGCGGCGCCGTGGACATGGCCGCCCGCCTGTCCGACGACCTGCCCCAAGGATGGGCGCTGCGCGTGCTCACCGGGGTCGAGGCCCTGTCGGAACTGCATGACGGCATCGTGCGCGTGCGCCCCGATACGATCAGTGTTTCCGGCAATTCGGGCAATCCCGATGTCCGCAACCAGGTCGCGCAGGCGGTGGTGCAGGGGCTGGGCGCGGACGCGGTGTTCCAGTCCACCGTCCAGTATGTCGAGGCCCTGGACCCCGTGGCCAATGCGCCGACCCCCGACAATTGCGAGGCGCGGATCCAGGCGATCCAGGCCGAAACCAAGATCAATTTCGACCCCGGTTCGGCGCGGATCGACACGGCCTCGGGCCGGGTCATCGACCAGATCGCGGACGTGTTGCACGAATGCGGCGAACTGCCGTTCGAGGTGGCGGGTTACACCGACAGCCAGGGCCGCGAGGAGACCAACCTCAACCTCAGCCAGGCCCGGGCCGAGGCGGTCATCAACGCCCTGCTGGCGCGCCGGGTCCTGGTCGCCTCGTTGGTGGCGCGCGGTTATGGCGCCGCCGATCCCATCGCTGACAACGGCACCGAGGCCGGGCGCGAGGCCAACCGCCGTATCGAATTCCATCTGATCCGCCCCGAGGCGCCGCCCGAGCCGCTGGATCCGGCGCTGGAAGCGCAGCTCACGTTCGAGATCCAGACCCCCGGCGCGGATACCGTGCGCCCCCGTCCTCGCCCGGGTGCGCCCGACGCGGCGGACGTCGCCCCCACCGTCGGCAGCGGGGACGAAGACCAGGCCGACGCCGCCCCCGCCGCAGCCGACGAGTAA
- a CDS encoding 4-hydroxybenzoate octaprenyltransferase — protein sequence MTGDNQRPEGDRPASDRPIADRVEGNWVDTRAPDELRPYLRLSRADRPIGTWLLLLPCWWGALLGALAHPETAGAHTLWIMIACALGAFLMRGAGCTWNDITDRDIDPLVERTRNRPLAAGAVTVREALMWMGIQALAGFLLLLTFNAAAIWLGVLSLLPVAIYPFAKRFTWWPQVFLGLAFNWGALLAWTAQTGALDWPAVVLYLAGIAWTLFYDTIYAHQDREDDALIGVKSTARLFGDNSENWLRGFLVVSVVLMSLAIIYALAPLAEPLRLSLTLAGAWAFGAHMNWQLGRLNINDSALCLKLFHSNRDAGLIVVLIFAAALLV from the coding sequence ATGACCGGCGACAACCAAAGACCAGAGGGTGACAGGCCCGCGTCCGACCGGCCGATCGCCGACCGGGTCGAAGGGAACTGGGTCGATACCCGGGCGCCGGACGAATTGCGCCCCTACCTGCGGCTCAGCCGCGCCGACCGGCCGATCGGCACCTGGCTGCTGCTGCTGCCCTGCTGGTGGGGGGCCTTGCTGGGGGCGCTGGCGCATCCCGAAACGGCGGGCGCGCATACGCTGTGGATCATGATCGCCTGCGCGCTGGGTGCCTTCCTGATGCGCGGCGCGGGCTGCACCTGGAACGACATCACCGACCGCGACATCGACCCGCTGGTCGAACGCACGCGCAACCGGCCGCTGGCGGCCGGGGCGGTCACCGTGCGCGAGGCGCTGATGTGGATGGGTATCCAGGCGCTGGCCGGGTTCCTGCTGCTGCTGACCTTCAACGCCGCCGCGATCTGGCTGGGGGTGCTGTCGCTGTTGCCGGTGGCGATCTATCCCTTTGCGAAACGCTTCACCTGGTGGCCGCAGGTCTTTCTGGGGCTGGCGTTCAACTGGGGCGCCCTGCTGGCCTGGACGGCGCAGACCGGCGCGCTGGACTGGCCGGCGGTGGTTCTCTACCTCGCCGGGATCGCCTGGACGCTGTTCTACGACACCATCTATGCCCACCAGGACCGCGAGGACGACGCGCTGATCGGCGTCAAGTCCACCGCGCGGCTGTTCGGCGACAACAGCGAGAACTGGCTCAGGGGGTTCCTGGTGGTGTCGGTCGTGCTGATGTCGCTGGCGATCATCTATGCGCTGGCGCCGCTTGCCGAACCGTTGCGCCTGTCGCTCACATTGGCGGGAGCATGGGCCTTTGGCGCGCATATGAACTGGCAGCTCGGGCGGCTGAACATCAACGATTCCGCCTTGTGTCTCAAACTGTTCCATTCGAATCGCGACGCCGGGTTGATCGTTGTGCTGATTTTCGCCGCCGCGCTTCTGGTCTGA